One Manihot esculenta cultivar AM560-2 chromosome 6, M.esculenta_v8, whole genome shotgun sequence DNA segment encodes these proteins:
- the LOC122723901 gene encoding uncharacterized protein LOC122723901, with the protein MAQRDEALARMVVLEQELGKHADNVKDLTLAVEASKLQNQYLCQEVEALKKRCSALLEDAKHAEDRVQLACEERLQEYRGSAELRAEVDQACQRRLLEYKGSSELKAEIEQACEDRLRLYQDSPELKAKIEEACEARLAEFKASDELKNEIWHRGFRMFASGFNRGLKEARDDPSTPLALLRALEVDSDGEEVCYGEDDNPLPKGASHTTTGPLEEDVELEEGDEQENAEPEESDARPQGEDAKSPVEDAGSIVPFVGDGGQNGKIPGPQG; encoded by the coding sequence ATGGCTCAAAGAGATGAGGCCTTAGCTCGGATGGTTGTGCTCGAGCAGGAGCTGGGCAAGCATGCCGACAATGTTAAAGACCTGACTCTGGCAGTAGAGgcatccaaacttcaaaatcagtATCTCTGCCAGGAAGTCGAGGCTCTAAAAAAGAGgtgttcagccctgctcgaggatgCCAAGCATGCTGAAGACAGAGTCCAGTTGGCATGTGAGGAGCGCCTGCAGGAATATAGGGGGTCTGCTGAACTGAGGGCAGAGGTTGATCAGGCCTGCCAAAGGCGCCTATTAGAGTATAAAGGCTCCTCGGAGCTGAAAGCGGAAAtagagcaggcctgtgaagatcGTCTTCGGCTTTATCAAGATTCCCCTGAGTTGAAGGCAAAGATAGAAGAGGCCTGTGAGGCGCGACTTGCGGAGTTCAAAGCTTCTGATGAGCTGAAAAATGAGATATGGCACAGAGGATTCCGCATGTTTGCCTCTGGGTTCAATAGGGGCTTGAAGGAAGCCAGGGATGACCCCTCCACCCCACTAGCACTACTCCGGGCCCTTGAAGTGGACTCTGATGGGGAGGAGGTGTGTtatggggaggatgataacCCTCTGCCCAAAGGAGCTTCTCACACTACCACTGGGCCCCTTGAAGAGGATGTCGAGCTTGAGGAGGGAGATGAGCAGGAAAACGCTGAGCCTGAAGAGAGTGATGCCAGGCCTCAAGGAGAAGATGCCAAGTCCCCTGTGGAAGATGCTGGATCCATAGTGCCTTTTGTAGGCGATGGGGGTCAGAACGGGAAAATACCGGGCCCCCAAGGATAG